One region of Synechococcus elongatus PCC 11801 genomic DNA includes:
- a CDS encoding GldG family protein → MQLWVRRLRRWGPGLGIGLALAALGFAFIRGVQPGAIALFLVGSAIALISWLLGLNWQQRSLRSGATAAGTTALILLLLILLNWGAVRWDRRLDLTEAQLNSLAPESQQVVSKLQQPVTLWFFSAQPDPGLQKLVQLYQRQSPQLRFERVDLQQRPDLAERLGVKDEGDLILEQGDRRQFLVNQAVTPLSEARLTTAIANLQQTAATPLYWLQGHGEPAPEALAAANQALSDRGYTVRPLNLASQLATGNADIPNDAAVVAIAAPERPLLAAEVASLQRYLDRGGRLLVLAPPTTETGLEPLLQPWGLNLDRRSVIDSSSGAIAGFGPEAPLVDRYGNHPITQAFGNGLSFFPKAGAILIEEKPEIQVDPLLISNDRSWAEADLGDTVGFDPARDLRGPLALAAAASRKTGEQEARIVVFGSSQFLQDGLFNQQLNGDVFLNSVGWLSDRQADALSIRPRQSRDRRLLLTGWRATVVTWLSLVIIPLAGFSGAAWLTWQRRKAI, encoded by the coding sequence ATGCAACTTTGGGTTCGCCGCCTGCGGCGCTGGGGTCCGGGGTTGGGAATTGGACTGGCCTTGGCAGCTCTCGGCTTCGCTTTCATCCGCGGCGTGCAGCCCGGTGCGATCGCTCTTTTTCTGGTTGGCAGCGCGATTGCCTTGATCAGCTGGCTTCTAGGACTGAATTGGCAGCAACGCAGTCTGCGATCGGGAGCAACCGCAGCAGGCACCACGGCCTTGATCCTGCTGCTGCTCATCCTGCTCAATTGGGGGGCCGTACGTTGGGATCGTCGCCTTGATTTGACCGAAGCTCAGCTCAACAGCTTGGCGCCAGAATCCCAGCAAGTTGTCTCTAAATTGCAGCAGCCAGTAACGCTCTGGTTCTTCTCAGCACAACCCGATCCGGGTCTTCAAAAGCTGGTCCAGCTCTATCAACGACAAAGCCCACAGCTGCGTTTCGAGCGGGTGGATTTACAGCAACGGCCCGATTTAGCAGAGCGTTTGGGCGTTAAAGATGAAGGCGATTTGATTCTGGAGCAGGGCGATCGCCGTCAGTTTCTCGTCAATCAAGCCGTTACCCCCTTGAGTGAGGCTCGGCTGACCACCGCGATCGCCAACCTCCAGCAGACAGCAGCCACACCGCTCTACTGGCTGCAAGGCCACGGGGAACCCGCACCAGAAGCCTTAGCTGCGGCCAATCAAGCCCTGAGCGATCGCGGCTACACAGTGCGTCCTCTCAATCTGGCGAGTCAACTGGCGACTGGTAACGCTGACATTCCCAACGATGCGGCAGTAGTCGCAATCGCCGCTCCCGAACGACCGCTTTTGGCTGCGGAAGTCGCCAGTCTCCAGCGCTATCTCGATCGTGGTGGACGACTGCTGGTCTTGGCGCCACCCACCACTGAGACGGGCTTAGAGCCGCTGCTGCAGCCTTGGGGGTTGAATTTAGATCGGCGGTCAGTGATCGACAGTAGCTCTGGCGCGATCGCCGGGTTTGGGCCCGAAGCACCCTTAGTCGATCGCTATGGCAATCACCCAATCACCCAAGCCTTTGGCAATGGCCTCTCTTTCTTTCCCAAAGCAGGCGCGATTTTGATTGAAGAAAAACCCGAGATCCAAGTCGATCCCCTGCTAATTAGCAACGATCGCAGTTGGGCTGAGGCGGATTTGGGCGACACGGTCGGCTTTGATCCTGCCCGCGATCTACGCGGACCGCTGGCCCTCGCGGCGGCGGCTAGTCGCAAGACGGGTGAACAAGAAGCGCGGATCGTGGTCTTTGGGAGCAGCCAGTTCCTGCAAGATGGTCTGTTCAATCAGCAGTTGAATGGCGATGTCTTCTTGAACAGTGTTGGCTGGCTGAGCGATCGCCAAGCGGACGCTTTGAGCATTCGTCCCCGCCAAAGTCGCGATCGCCGCCTGCTGCTAACCGGCTGGCGAGCCACTGTCGTCACCTGGCTGTCCCTGGTGATCATTCCCCTCGCCGGTTTTAGTGGCGCTGCTTGGTTGACCTGGCAACGCCGCAAAGCGATATGA
- a CDS encoding ABC transporter ATP-binding protein codes for MIEVEQLTQQYGARTAIQDLTFRVEAGEILGFLGPNGAGKTTTLRILAAAQPASRGTARIAGWDVHQQAQAVRKQIGYLPEIPPLYPEMTVQAYLSFVARLKGVVAGDRPQRLITTLQRCGLSDRARTPIRKLSKGYRQRVGLAQAIVHDPPVILLDEPTVGLDPRQLQEVRSLIRSLAGEKTVIFSSHILSEVSQVSDRVVILDQGRLVTTMATQDLLDPGGWHYRLEVSSDRDPLAVLQHLAGVQSVQVQAQIGDRWVLSLASQPDQELGASLAQTLQQQGFQLWELRRDRPSLEDIFLRLTAPAQRNQPEEPAE; via the coding sequence ATGATTGAAGTCGAACAACTGACTCAGCAGTATGGTGCCCGCACTGCTATCCAAGACCTTACTTTTCGGGTCGAAGCGGGTGAAATCCTTGGTTTTTTAGGACCAAATGGCGCGGGCAAGACGACTACCCTGCGCATTTTGGCGGCAGCACAACCCGCCAGCCGAGGCACTGCACGCATTGCTGGCTGGGATGTGCATCAGCAGGCTCAGGCTGTGCGGAAACAGATTGGCTACCTGCCAGAAATTCCGCCGCTCTACCCCGAGATGACGGTGCAGGCTTACCTCAGCTTTGTGGCAAGACTCAAGGGTGTAGTGGCTGGCGATCGACCCCAGCGGTTGATAACGACGCTTCAGCGCTGCGGCCTGAGCGATCGCGCCCGAACGCCGATTCGCAAGCTCTCCAAGGGCTACCGGCAACGGGTTGGATTGGCTCAGGCGATCGTCCATGATCCGCCAGTGATTTTGCTGGATGAGCCTACGGTTGGCCTCGATCCCCGCCAGTTGCAAGAGGTGCGATCGCTGATTCGCAGCTTGGCCGGCGAAAAAACCGTGATTTTCTCTAGCCACATCCTGTCCGAGGTCAGCCAAGTCAGCGATCGCGTTGTCATCCTCGATCAGGGGCGACTGGTGACTACCATGGCAACCCAAGATTTGCTCGATCCGGGCGGCTGGCACTATCGCCTCGAAGTCAGTAGCGATCGCGATCCTCTGGCAGTTTTGCAACACCTAGCGGGGGTGCAGTCCGTACAGGTTCAAGCGCAGATCGGCGATCGCTGGGTCCTCAGTCTTGCGAGCCAGCCCGACCAAGAATTGGGCGCTAGTTTGGCACAAACCCTCCAGCAGCAAGGCTTTCAGCTCTGGGAACTGCGTCGCGATCGCCCAAGTTTGGAAGACATCTTCCTGCGCCTGACCGCCCCAGCCCAGCGGAATCAACCCGAGGAACCGGCAGAATAA
- a CDS encoding alpha-D-glucose phosphate-specific phosphoglucomutase, which translates to MNIHTVATQPFSDQKPGTSGLRKQVPVFQKRHYLENFVQSIFDSLEGYQGQTLVLGGDGRYYNRTAIQIILKMAAANGWGRVLVGQGGVLSTPAVSNLIRQQGAFGGIILSASHNPGGPEGDFGIKYNIGNGGPAPEKVTDAIYARTLKIEAYRILEAGDIDLDHLGSQKLGEMTVEVIDSVADYSRLMQSLFDFDRIRDRLKGGLRIAIDSMHAVTGPYATTIFEKELGAAAGTVFNGIPLEDFGGGHPDPNLVYAHDLVELLFGDRAPDFGAASDGDGDRNMILGNHFFVTPSDSLAILAANATLVPAYRAGLSGIARSMPTSAAADRVAQALNLPCYETPTGWKFFGNLLDADRVTLCGEESFGTGSNHVREKDGLWAVLFWLNILAVKEQSVAEIVQDHWRTYGRNYYSRHDYEGVESDRANTLVEKLRSQLPTLTGHKLGAYHVAYADDFRYEDPVDGSISEQQGIRIGFEDGSRIVFRLSGTGTAGATLRVYLERFEGDAGKQGLDPQVALADLIAIADEVAQIKSLTGFDKPTVIT; encoded by the coding sequence ATGAATATCCACACCGTCGCGACGCAACCCTTTAGCGACCAAAAGCCCGGTACCTCCGGCCTACGTAAGCAAGTTCCCGTTTTTCAAAAACGGCATTACCTCGAGAATTTTGTGCAGTCGATCTTCGATAGCCTTGAGGGCTATCAAGGTCAAACCTTGGTGCTGGGGGGCGACGGTCGCTACTACAACCGCACTGCCATCCAAATCATCCTCAAAATGGCGGCGGCCAATGGCTGGGGGCGTGTGCTAGTTGGGCAGGGTGGCGTTCTCTCAACACCTGCAGTTTCTAATCTGATTCGCCAGCAGGGCGCCTTTGGTGGCATTATCCTCTCCGCTAGCCATAATCCCGGCGGCCCCGAGGGGGACTTTGGCATCAAATACAACATTGGTAACGGCGGCCCTGCTCCTGAAAAAGTCACCGATGCCATCTATGCCCGCACTCTCAAAATCGAGGCCTACCGCATTCTTGAAGCGGGAGACATCGACCTCGATCACCTCGGTAGCCAGAAACTGGGCGAGATGACGGTTGAAGTGATCGACTCGGTTGCGGATTACAGCCGGTTGATGCAATCCCTGTTTGACTTCGATCGCATTCGCGATCGCCTGAAGGGGGGGCTGCGGATCGCGATTGACTCTATGCATGCCGTCACAGGGCCCTACGCCACCACGATTTTTGAGAAGGAACTGGGAGCAGCAGCAGGAACCGTTTTCAACGGCATCCCGCTCGAGGACTTTGGTGGTGGTCACCCCGATCCCAACTTGGTCTACGCTCACGATCTGGTTGAACTGCTGTTTGGCGATCGCGCGCCTGACTTTGGTGCTGCTTCAGATGGCGATGGCGATCGCAACATGATTTTGGGCAACCACTTTTTCGTGACGCCCAGCGATAGTTTGGCGATCCTCGCCGCCAACGCCACCTTAGTGCCGGCCTATCGCGCGGGACTCTCGGGGATTGCGCGATCGATGCCCACTAGTGCTGCAGCCGATCGCGTTGCCCAAGCCCTCAACCTGCCCTGCTACGAAACCCCAACGGGTTGGAAATTTTTCGGGAATCTCCTCGATGCCGATCGCGTCACGCTCTGCGGGGAAGAAAGCTTTGGCACCGGTTCCAACCACGTCCGTGAGAAAGACGGCCTCTGGGCGGTGCTGTTCTGGCTCAACATCCTGGCCGTCAAAGAGCAGTCTGTCGCCGAGATTGTCCAAGATCACTGGCGCACCTATGGCCGCAACTACTACTCGCGCCACGACTACGAAGGTGTCGAGAGCGATCGCGCCAATACGCTGGTAGAGAAACTGCGATCGCAGTTGCCCACGCTGACGGGGCACAAGCTCGGTGCTTACCACGTGGCCTACGCCGATGACTTCCGTTACGAAGATCCGGTCGATGGCAGCATCAGCGAACAACAAGGCATTCGCATTGGCTTTGAAGATGGCTCGCGGATTGTCTTCCGCCTCTCCGGCACGGGCACAGCGGGTGCCACGCTGCGGGTCTACCTAGAACGGTTTGAAGGTGATGCCGGCAAGCAAGGTCTGGATCCCCAAGTTGCCTTGGCCGATTTGATTGCGATCGCCGATGAGGTCGCTCAGATCAAATCCCTGACTGGCTTCGACAAACCAACAGTGATTACCTGA
- a CDS encoding response regulator translates to MVCALLIENNNPLPANWRKTLTTEGISLKVVSSPATAIKSLQATSTDFIVISGLPELVDIHQFCQQVRQAEAGLKVRNDLPILLVAAPEDYDAAIALLDAGVDDVWLQSISSTEFLSRLRAVIRRLRSLQADQFRRGDFILQPRSRQAWFGGINLNLRAEEYELLELLISSPDRVFSESILLRLIWPQAVAPNPLQLSEIVTELNYKLAVAGSPESLELLYGLGWHWRSQPSGPESNSSSSNGDASLMPNHQSIWERYRHEYWQRLDEIALTLTGWDQMPALKRTEAYRHAQTLAGALGSFGFEQGSQSARILAVGLHALELEPQVNPATLTTILEQVQQLRVLLGAAEAISPVQLPSAMAPAVPRKAQQRPYQIEVWSRDRRWVETVATQANLRGLRVTTRIDLDSAIAVFEPQGVDLLILDVEPQQLTDLQLVNWLQIQPSLSILLISDDSLNNRVQAARMGSQRFFPKPISAEVLIDQAVTVLEAQATPATVLIADDDPAVLAYLQQLFHPWGWQLTVCQRGEQFWEALTSSQPDLILLDATLPDYNGLDLCRVLRSDRYWLNQPILILAERHDADLVQQAFRYGADDVITKPIVGAELVARIHNRLDKYRQLQRLTATDHLTGLVNQRRGREVLSLLAGLAQRYRQPLTLILLQITPTTEPEALASAVQMEQMIELANRLQRCCRREDVVARWTDQQFVLGFYGMDCDFAIQRLEQVRSLLQEGDASAKRSRPLPIQISVGIAEFPLHGTDLSSLIEAASHSLRQAIALGGDRIRVAESRTALRNTPSFDPLA, encoded by the coding sequence ATGGTTTGTGCTTTATTAATTGAAAATAACAACCCATTGCCCGCTAATTGGCGCAAGACACTGACGACTGAAGGAATTTCACTTAAGGTTGTTTCCTCACCCGCAACTGCTATCAAAAGCCTCCAAGCTACAAGCACTGATTTCATTGTGATCAGCGGCCTGCCAGAACTTGTTGATATCCATCAATTCTGTCAACAAGTGCGCCAAGCTGAAGCCGGTCTCAAAGTGCGCAATGATCTACCGATTTTATTGGTGGCCGCACCTGAGGATTACGATGCCGCGATCGCGCTCTTAGATGCGGGAGTCGATGATGTCTGGCTACAATCCATTTCCTCGACAGAGTTTCTCAGCCGTCTGCGAGCGGTGATTCGGCGTTTACGCAGCTTGCAAGCTGATCAGTTTCGCCGCGGGGATTTCATTCTGCAGCCGCGATCGCGCCAAGCGTGGTTTGGTGGCATCAATCTCAACTTACGGGCCGAGGAATATGAGCTGCTCGAACTTTTGATCAGTTCACCCGATCGCGTATTCAGTGAGTCCATCTTGCTGCGGCTGATTTGGCCCCAGGCCGTTGCACCGAATCCGCTGCAGCTGTCTGAAATTGTGACTGAACTGAACTACAAATTGGCGGTCGCGGGCTCGCCTGAAAGTTTAGAACTGCTCTATGGGTTGGGTTGGCACTGGCGATCGCAACCTTCCGGCCCCGAGAGTAATTCTTCCAGTAGCAACGGCGACGCATCGCTGATGCCCAACCACCAATCGATTTGGGAACGCTATCGCCATGAGTACTGGCAACGCCTTGATGAGATCGCCCTGACATTAACCGGCTGGGACCAAATGCCCGCACTCAAACGCACTGAAGCCTACCGCCATGCTCAAACACTTGCGGGGGCACTCGGCAGCTTTGGGTTTGAGCAGGGATCCCAGAGCGCCCGCATCTTAGCAGTCGGATTGCACGCCCTCGAACTGGAGCCACAGGTCAACCCTGCAACCCTCACAACCATCCTCGAACAGGTGCAGCAATTGCGGGTTCTGCTCGGGGCGGCGGAGGCAATCTCTCCAGTGCAATTACCCAGTGCAATGGCTCCGGCGGTACCCCGTAAGGCTCAGCAACGCCCCTATCAAATCGAAGTCTGGAGCCGCGATCGCCGCTGGGTTGAAACCGTCGCCACCCAAGCCAATTTGCGAGGACTACGCGTCACAACCCGTATCGATCTCGACAGTGCGATCGCCGTTTTCGAGCCTCAGGGCGTCGATCTACTGATTCTGGATGTCGAGCCTCAGCAACTCACAGATTTGCAACTGGTTAACTGGCTGCAAATTCAGCCAAGTCTCTCCATCTTGCTCATCTCGGATGACAGCCTCAATAATCGCGTGCAAGCGGCTCGGATGGGCAGTCAGCGCTTTTTCCCAAAACCGATCAGCGCCGAAGTGCTCATCGATCAGGCAGTTACCGTGCTCGAGGCTCAAGCTACGCCTGCAACAGTGCTGATTGCGGATGACGATCCGGCCGTGCTGGCCTACCTGCAACAGCTGTTTCATCCTTGGGGCTGGCAGTTGACGGTCTGTCAGCGGGGCGAACAATTTTGGGAGGCTCTGACCAGCAGCCAGCCCGATCTCATTCTTCTGGATGCCACCCTGCCCGACTACAACGGCTTAGATCTCTGTCGCGTTCTGCGCAGCGATCGCTACTGGCTGAATCAACCCATTCTGATTTTGGCTGAGCGCCATGATGCTGACCTCGTTCAGCAGGCTTTTCGCTATGGTGCTGATGATGTCATTACGAAACCGATCGTCGGCGCTGAGCTGGTCGCTCGAATTCATAATCGCCTCGACAAATACCGTCAACTGCAGCGTTTGACAGCCACCGATCATTTGACAGGTCTCGTCAATCAACGGCGGGGCCGCGAGGTGCTATCGCTGTTAGCGGGGCTAGCCCAGCGCTATCGCCAACCCTTGACACTGATCTTGCTGCAAATCACCCCCACTACAGAGCCTGAAGCGCTCGCCTCAGCCGTCCAAATGGAACAGATGATTGAACTGGCAAATCGGCTACAACGCTGCTGCCGTCGCGAAGACGTCGTGGCTCGCTGGACTGATCAACAGTTTGTCTTGGGGTTTTATGGCATGGATTGCGACTTCGCGATCCAACGCCTAGAACAGGTGCGATCGCTATTACAGGAAGGGGATGCCTCAGCCAAGCGATCTCGACCCTTACCGATTCAGATCAGCGTCGGCATTGCTGAATTTCCGCTGCATGGCACCGATTTATCAAGCTTGATCGAAGCAGCCAGCCACTCGCTCAGACAGGCGATCGCACTGGGGGGCGATCGCATTAGGGTGGCTGAATCCCGAACCGCGTTGCGCAACACCCCAAGCTTCGATCCCTTGGCCTAG
- a CDS encoding Npun_F5749 family FMN-dependent PPOX-type flavoprotein translates to MLAPWRSPLARALHRNRAQPQSRYFQLATVTTDGKAANRTVVFRGFLEPNRLQMFTDARSAKLTQLTAGCEICWYFAKTREQFRIQGAIATVTAADLSDLQDARQQLWQRLSPAARQQLYWPQPGAVWEEPTIASTVDNQDHPPENFVLLVISPIAVDHLQLAPDPQERWSYWLTETDWQRQRINP, encoded by the coding sequence ATGCTGGCTCCTTGGCGATCGCCCTTAGCGCGGGCCCTGCACCGCAATCGGGCTCAGCCCCAAAGTCGCTACTTTCAGCTAGCCACCGTAACGACCGACGGCAAAGCCGCCAATCGCACCGTGGTCTTTCGAGGCTTTCTGGAGCCTAATCGCTTGCAGATGTTCACCGATGCACGATCGGCGAAGCTGACGCAATTAACAGCAGGTTGCGAAATCTGCTGGTACTTCGCCAAGACCCGCGAGCAATTCCGGATTCAGGGCGCGATCGCCACTGTGACCGCAGCAGATCTCAGCGACTTGCAAGATGCGAGGCAACAGCTTTGGCAGCGCCTTAGTCCAGCCGCCCGACAACAGCTCTATTGGCCGCAACCCGGAGCAGTCTGGGAAGAGCCAACGATCGCATCTACAGTTGACAACCAGGATCACCCCCCTGAAAACTTTGTGTTGCTGGTGATCAGCCCGATCGCCGTCGATCATCTGCAGCTAGCGCCTGACCCTCAAGAGCGCTGGTCCTATTGGCTCACTGAGACAGACTGGCAGCGGCAGCGCATCAATCCCTAG
- the mraY gene encoding phospho-N-acetylmuramoyl-pentapeptide-transferase translates to MSWGQVLRQVKPTGRQLFLGLTTLLAIAAWGRDRQLEVALLNPQSQLLALGLGFALSAIVGYWAVPLLRRIKAGQFIREDGPQSHLQKAGTPTMGGIFAIPAGLLPALILAGRSPSVWAVTLVTVAYAAIGWLDDWQILRHRNNKGISPKLKLTLQFGVALLFCLWLISQQGWQGAVTTIALPFGWGLALSVLFWPLAVFTLVSESNATNLTDGLDGLAGGTGAAVLTGLGLWLAPQDPALATVCCSLAGGFLGFLLHNHNPARVFMGDTGSLALGGAIAAIAIVGNCLWVLLVMGGLFVLESLSVILQVSYYKATKGPDGKGKRLFRMAPWHHHLELGGWSETQVVASFYGLTLLLIALCWLLS, encoded by the coding sequence GTGTCTTGGGGACAGGTGCTTCGTCAGGTTAAGCCCACGGGCCGTCAGTTATTTCTCGGACTGACGACACTGCTGGCAATTGCTGCTTGGGGCCGCGATCGCCAGTTGGAAGTAGCGCTGCTCAACCCCCAGAGTCAATTGCTGGCTTTGGGGCTTGGTTTTGCTCTGTCCGCGATCGTGGGCTACTGGGCTGTCCCGCTGCTGCGACGGATTAAAGCGGGTCAGTTCATCCGGGAAGATGGTCCGCAGTCGCACTTACAAAAAGCCGGAACACCGACCATGGGGGGCATTTTTGCCATCCCTGCCGGTCTGTTGCCCGCTCTAATTTTGGCGGGGCGATCGCCCAGTGTTTGGGCCGTCACTCTCGTGACGGTGGCCTATGCAGCCATTGGCTGGCTGGATGACTGGCAAATTTTGCGTCACCGCAACAACAAAGGCATTTCACCCAAGCTCAAGCTGACCTTGCAGTTTGGCGTCGCCCTGCTCTTCTGTCTCTGGCTGATCAGTCAGCAGGGGTGGCAAGGAGCCGTGACGACGATTGCCCTGCCGTTTGGCTGGGGTTTAGCGCTCAGTGTGCTGTTTTGGCCTTTAGCGGTCTTCACCTTAGTCTCCGAGAGTAATGCCACCAACCTTACGGATGGTTTGGATGGTTTGGCGGGCGGAACTGGGGCTGCCGTCCTGACGGGGCTGGGCCTGTGGCTAGCTCCCCAAGATCCCGCTCTCGCGACTGTTTGCTGTAGTCTGGCTGGTGGCTTCCTGGGCTTCCTGCTTCACAATCACAACCCGGCCCGAGTCTTTATGGGGGACACCGGCTCGCTGGCGTTGGGTGGTGCGATCGCGGCGATCGCGATCGTGGGCAACTGTCTCTGGGTGCTCTTGGTGATGGGTGGCCTATTTGTGCTGGAATCCCTCTCGGTCATCCTGCAAGTCAGCTACTACAAAGCCACCAAAGGGCCGGACGGTAAAGGCAAGCGTCTCTTCCGCATGGCGCCTTGGCATCATCACTTGGAGCTAGGTGGCTGGAGTGAGACCCAAGTGGTCGCCAGTTTTTATGGTCTGACCCTATTGTTGATTGCTCTCTGCTGGCTGCTGAGCTAG
- the infC gene encoding translation initiation factor IF-3, which produces MALPPQPNSARNLRNLPQINERIRFPKIRVVDTDGAQLGILTPAEALRIAEEKELDLVLVSDKADPPVCRIMDYGKYKFEQEKRAREARKKQHNVEVKEVKMRYKIDEHDYQVRVSQALRFLKAGDKVKATITFRGREIQHTDLAQQLLMRLASDLKEIGEVQQAPKKEGRNMMMMLGPKKAGS; this is translated from the coding sequence ATGGCTCTACCTCCCCAACCGAACAGCGCTCGCAACCTTCGCAATCTCCCCCAGATCAACGAACGCATTCGCTTTCCAAAGATTCGTGTCGTCGATACTGATGGGGCCCAACTGGGAATCTTGACCCCTGCAGAAGCGCTACGGATTGCCGAGGAGAAAGAACTCGATCTCGTGCTGGTCAGCGATAAGGCCGACCCACCGGTTTGCCGGATCATGGATTACGGCAAATACAAGTTTGAGCAGGAAAAACGGGCTCGCGAAGCGCGCAAGAAGCAGCACAACGTCGAAGTTAAAGAAGTGAAGATGCGCTACAAGATCGACGAGCACGACTACCAAGTGCGCGTCAGTCAGGCGCTACGCTTCCTCAAAGCGGGCGATAAGGTCAAAGCCACGATTACCTTCCGCGGTCGCGAGATTCAGCACACCGACTTGGCGCAGCAACTGCTGATGCGCTTGGCCAGCGACCTTAAGGAGATTGGCGAAGTCCAACAGGCTCCCAAGAAAGAAGGTCGCAACATGATGATGATGCTTGGGCCGAAGAAAGCAGGCAGTTAA
- a CDS encoding PAP/fibrillin family protein, which produces MTAHGSEQKQALLAAIATCQQPWQPQPQEADRILQAIAALEAVNPTPAPTTATDLLEGDWKLLFTTSLELLGIDRLPLLALGEIWQCLRTSDRRVVNLAEVQSLLGTGLVSVAATFEIVSDRRLEVSFQRLVLGLERFLGYRDVATWVDRLGQDQRIWTGIDFPIQPGNRRGWIELTYLDQDLRINRGNEGSVFVLQRPTTGRAQ; this is translated from the coding sequence ATGACGGCTCACGGCTCTGAGCAAAAGCAGGCTCTGTTGGCAGCGATTGCAACCTGTCAACAACCTTGGCAGCCCCAACCCCAAGAGGCAGACCGCATTTTGCAGGCGATCGCTGCCCTCGAGGCGGTCAACCCCACCCCTGCACCCACAACCGCAACCGATCTATTAGAAGGCGATTGGAAGCTGCTATTCACCACAAGCTTGGAACTGTTGGGGATCGATCGCTTACCCCTCTTGGCACTCGGTGAAATTTGGCAATGCCTGCGCACCAGCGATCGGCGCGTCGTCAACCTCGCTGAGGTACAAAGCTTGCTGGGGACGGGCTTGGTCAGTGTTGCAGCAACCTTTGAGATCGTCTCCGACCGCCGACTGGAGGTCAGCTTCCAGCGCCTCGTCTTGGGATTGGAACGGTTCCTGGGTTATCGGGATGTCGCCACTTGGGTCGATCGCTTGGGGCAGGATCAACGGATTTGGACAGGCATTGACTTTCCAATTCAGCCGGGCAATCGACGGGGCTGGATTGAGCTGACTTACCTCGATCAGGACTTGCGGATCAATCGCGGCAATGAGGGAAGCGTCTTTGTCTTGCAACGACCCACCACTGGCAGAGCGCAATGA
- a CDS encoding ABC transporter permease, with protein MQRLHLLRDRAGVVLYERELYSYFGSPFFYGIAGAFWLLAGFFFNVQLQSLLSQLAAFDQQGGATITQPIDAPYLLIQNFMGVLGFLLLLLLPMLSMGLYTEERKRTTLELLLTAPVRNWTVAIAKLLAVLTAVVGLLLPIAVYEAIALGSASPPLSPWIFFSGYVGLLLLAAAVLSLGMFLSSLTDSTVLAAILSFLLVLALWALDSLGGSVSGAIGDISRHLSLLQQYSQWVEGQVSSASVVLFASAIGLGLFLTAQSVELLRVRRG; from the coding sequence ATGCAACGCCTTCATTTGCTGCGCGATCGCGCGGGGGTCGTTCTCTACGAACGAGAGCTGTACAGCTACTTTGGATCACCGTTTTTCTATGGCATTGCTGGTGCTTTTTGGCTGCTGGCGGGCTTTTTCTTCAATGTTCAACTGCAGAGTCTGCTTAGCCAGCTTGCTGCATTTGATCAACAGGGCGGCGCCACTATCACCCAGCCGATTGATGCCCCCTATCTGCTGATCCAGAACTTTATGGGGGTGCTGGGCTTTCTGCTGCTGTTGCTGCTGCCGATGCTGTCGATGGGGCTCTACACCGAAGAACGCAAGCGCACCACCTTGGAATTGCTGCTGACCGCGCCTGTACGGAATTGGACGGTGGCGATCGCCAAGCTTTTGGCAGTACTCACTGCCGTTGTGGGACTGTTGCTCCCGATCGCTGTCTATGAGGCGATCGCTCTTGGGTCTGCCAGCCCGCCGCTCTCACCTTGGATCTTCTTTTCCGGCTACGTCGGACTCTTGCTCCTGGCTGCTGCCGTCTTGTCCTTGGGCATGTTCCTGTCCTCGTTGACCGACAGTACGGTGCTGGCCGCCATTCTCAGCTTTCTGTTGGTGCTGGCGCTTTGGGCCTTGGATAGCTTGGGCGGCAGCGTGAGTGGCGCGATCGGGGATATCAGCCGTCATCTGTCGCTGTTGCAGCAATACAGCCAGTGGGTAGAAGGACAGGTCAGTAGCGCCAGCGTCGTACTGTTTGCTAGCGCGATTGGGTTGGGCTTGTTCCTAACAGCTCAATCCGTGGAACTGTTGCGCGTACGTCGAGGTTAA
- a CDS encoding DUF3134 domain-containing protein, protein MLKNPSLKQYPRQQPAPLLPASDEPDLLTWLENSGRLIARDTAAEPEFLTAEEEEISALMGVEDSSYDDYEEDDSYDED, encoded by the coding sequence ATGCTCAAAAATCCTTCTCTCAAACAGTATCCTCGTCAGCAGCCTGCGCCGTTGCTGCCAGCCTCTGATGAGCCTGATTTGTTGACTTGGCTCGAAAATAGTGGCCGTCTCATTGCCCGAGACACTGCGGCGGAACCTGAGTTCCTCACGGCTGAGGAAGAAGAAATTTCGGCACTTATGGGTGTTGAAGATTCGTCCTACGACGACTACGAAGAAGACGATTCCTACGACGAAGACTAG